One genomic window of Prochlorococcus sp. MIT 0603 includes the following:
- the rplP gene encoding 50S ribosomal protein L16: protein MLSPKRTKFRKQQRGRMRGIATRGNKIAFGQFALQAQECGWITSRQIEASRRAMTRYVKRGGQIWIRIFPDKPVTMRPAETRMGSGKGNPEFWVAVVKPGRVLFEMGGEEITEEIAKEAMRLAQYKLPIKTKFLALAEGEKPTQVGKAPPKSSFTNLNEGETATQTDTAATDSSVTTLES, encoded by the coding sequence ATGCTTAGTCCAAAACGAACAAAATTTCGCAAGCAGCAACGAGGCCGTATGAGAGGCATCGCGACTAGAGGGAATAAAATTGCCTTTGGTCAGTTTGCTTTACAAGCTCAAGAGTGTGGATGGATTACCTCTCGGCAAATTGAAGCCAGTCGACGTGCGATGACTCGTTATGTCAAACGTGGAGGTCAAATTTGGATTCGTATTTTCCCTGATAAGCCAGTAACAATGAGACCTGCCGAAACTCGTATGGGATCAGGTAAAGGTAACCCTGAATTTTGGGTTGCAGTTGTTAAGCCTGGGCGAGTACTTTTTGAAATGGGTGGTGAAGAAATCACTGAGGAAATTGCTAAAGAGGCAATGCGTCTTGCTCAGTACAAGCTGCCAATAAAAACAAAATTCTTGGCATTGGCTGAAGGAGAAAAACCTACTCAAGTTGGGAAGGCCCCTCCTAAATCTTCATTCACTAATTTGAATGAGGGTGAAACTGCTACTCAGACTG
- the rpsC gene encoding 30S ribosomal protein S3, protein MGHKIHPNGLRLGITQEHRSRWYASSKTYPLLLQEDDRIRVFIQKKYGAAGISDVLIARKADQLEVELKTARPGVIVGRQGSGIEELRSGIQKTIGDRSRQVRINVVEIERVDADAHLLAEYIAQQLEKRVAFRRTIRMAVQRAQRAGVLGLKIQVGGRLNGAEIARSEWTREGRVPLHTLRAEIDYANKTANTTYGVLGIKVWVFKGEVLSKEEQPLPVGASPRRKGSRRPQQFEDRSNDSK, encoded by the coding sequence ATGGGACATAAAATCCATCCAAATGGTTTACGCCTTGGGATCACTCAGGAGCATCGTTCTCGGTGGTATGCATCGAGTAAAACTTACCCTTTGCTTCTTCAGGAAGATGATCGTATTCGAGTTTTTATTCAGAAGAAGTATGGAGCAGCAGGAATTAGTGATGTTTTAATTGCGCGCAAAGCCGATCAGCTAGAAGTTGAGCTTAAAACTGCTCGTCCAGGAGTAATTGTTGGACGTCAAGGTAGTGGGATTGAAGAATTGAGATCAGGAATTCAGAAGACAATTGGTGATCGCAGCAGACAGGTTCGTATCAATGTTGTCGAAATTGAGAGAGTGGATGCAGATGCGCACTTATTAGCTGAATATATAGCTCAACAATTGGAGAAAAGGGTTGCTTTTCGTCGGACAATTCGTATGGCTGTGCAACGCGCTCAGAGAGCAGGGGTCCTTGGATTGAAAATTCAAGTAGGGGGACGTTTGAATGGAGCTGAGATTGCTCGATCTGAATGGACAAGAGAGGGACGAGTTCCTCTTCATACTTTGAGAGCAGAAATTGATTATGCAAATAAAACTGCAAATACAACTTATGGAGTTCTCGGCATCAAAGTATGGGTTTTCAAGGGAGAAGTTCTTTCTAAGGAAGAACAACCTTTGCCTGTTGGGGCCAGTCCTCGCAGGAAAGGTTCCCGAAGGCCTCAACAATTTGAGGATAGATCTAATGATAGTAAATAA
- the rplV gene encoding 50S ribosomal protein L22, which translates to MSDSSLAQAHGRFIRGSASKVRRVLDQIRGRTYRDALIMLEFMPYRSTGPITKVLRSAVANAENNLGLDPSSLIIKTASADMGPSMKRYRPRAQGRAFAIKKQTCHISIAVAPANETTTSEDSD; encoded by the coding sequence GTGTCAGACTCATCACTTGCTCAAGCTCATGGTCGCTTTATTAGAGGATCTGCATCTAAGGTTCGCCGTGTTTTAGATCAAATCCGAGGAAGAACTTATCGCGATGCTTTGATCATGCTTGAATTTATGCCTTATCGTTCAACCGGACCTATTACAAAAGTTCTTAGGTCTGCTGTTGCTAATGCAGAGAATAATCTTGGCCTAGATCCTTCTTCTCTCATCATTAAAACTGCATCAGCTGATATGGGTCCCTCTATGAAACGTTATCGACCAAGAGCTCAGGGGAGGGCATTCGCTATCAAAAAACAAACTTGCCATATCAGTATTGCTGTGGCTCCTGCTAATGAAACAACCACCTCGGAGGATTCGGACTGA
- the rpsS gene encoding 30S ribosomal protein S19 yields the protein MGRSLKKGPFIADSLLQKVEKQNSNDDKSVIKTWSRASTILPIMIGHTIAVHNGKSHVPVFITEQMVGHKLGEFAPTRTYRGHMKDKKGGR from the coding sequence ATGGGACGTTCACTTAAAAAAGGCCCTTTTATTGCCGACAGCCTTCTTCAAAAGGTTGAAAAACAAAATAGCAATGATGACAAATCAGTCATTAAGACTTGGTCAAGGGCCTCAACGATTTTGCCAATAATGATTGGTCATACTATTGCTGTTCATAATGGCAAGTCTCATGTACCTGTTTTTATTACAGAGCAAATGGTTGGCCACAAGTTAGGGGAATTCGCTCCTACGAGAACTTATAGAGGTCATATGAAAGATAAAAAAGGAGGTCGTTAA
- the rplB gene encoding 50S ribosomal protein L2 — MAIRTFRPYTPGTRTRVVTDFNEVTERKPERSLVVPKHRLKGRNNRGVITCRHRGGGHKRQYRLVDFRRNKHNVPAKIAAIHYDPHRNARLALLFYEDGEKRYILAPSGIHVGQKVLSGSNVPFETGNAMPLSAIPLGSSVHCVELYPGRGGQMVRSAGASAQVMAKEGEYVALKLPSTEVRLVRRECYATLGEVGNSEIRNTSLGKAGRKRWLGRRPQVRGSVMNPCDHPHGGGEGRAPVGRAGPVTPWGKPALGLKTRKRNKPSNRFVVRKRRRVSKRSRGGRDS; from the coding sequence ATGGCAATCCGTACTTTCCGTCCTTATACCCCAGGCACTCGAACACGAGTGGTAACTGACTTCAATGAAGTTACTGAGAGAAAGCCTGAGAGATCTTTGGTTGTTCCTAAGCATCGTCTTAAGGGTCGCAATAACAGAGGAGTTATTACTTGTCGACATCGTGGCGGTGGACATAAAAGACAATATAGACTTGTTGATTTTCGGCGCAATAAACATAATGTGCCGGCAAAAATCGCAGCTATTCATTATGACCCTCATCGCAATGCTCGATTAGCGTTGCTCTTTTATGAAGATGGTGAAAAACGTTATATTCTTGCCCCTTCGGGGATTCACGTAGGTCAAAAAGTTTTATCTGGTTCCAATGTACCCTTTGAAACTGGTAATGCGATGCCGTTATCAGCTATACCTTTAGGCTCCAGTGTTCATTGTGTTGAGCTATACCCAGGTAGGGGTGGTCAAATGGTTCGCTCTGCTGGAGCTAGCGCTCAGGTTATGGCTAAAGAAGGTGAATATGTAGCTTTGAAACTTCCTTCTACAGAGGTAAGGCTCGTTCGGCGAGAATGTTATGCAACTCTAGGAGAGGTTGGGAATTCAGAGATTCGAAATACTAGTTTAGGTAAGGCAGGTAGAAAAAGATGGCTTGGTAGAAGGCCTCAAGTTCGGGGTAGTGTTATGAACCCTTGCGATCACCCTCATGGTGGAGGTGAGGGCCGGGCCCCAGTGGGTCGAGCTGGTCCTGTTACTCCATGGGGGAAACCTGCTTTAGGATTGAAAACGCGAAAGCGTAATAAACCTAGTAACAGGTTTGTTGTTAGGAAACGTCGTCGAGTCTCCAAACGGAGTCGAGGGGGGCGTGATTCTTGA
- a CDS encoding 50S ribosomal protein L23, which yields MTEMFKDRLPDIIRRPLITEKATRSMDLNQYTFEVDHRAAKPDIKAAIEKLFDVKVIGISTMNPPRRSRRVGRFSGKRAQVKKAIVRLAEGNSIQLFPDSEG from the coding sequence ATGACTGAAATGTTTAAAGACCGCCTTCCAGATATCATTCGCCGTCCTTTGATTACTGAAAAGGCTACGAGATCTATGGATTTAAATCAGTACACCTTTGAAGTTGATCATCGTGCTGCTAAACCAGATATTAAGGCGGCAATAGAAAAACTATTTGATGTCAAAGTTATTGGAATTAGCACCATGAATCCCCCTCGACGAAGTAGACGAGTTGGCCGCTTTTCTGGCAAAAGAGCCCAGGTAAAGAAGGCAATAGTAAGGTTGGCTGAAGGAAATTCAATTCAGTTGTTCCCTGATTCTGAAGGTTAA
- the rplD gene encoding 50S ribosomal protein L4, which produces MANCIVFDWQGKETGKANLDLNVAKEVVAVDLMHRAVLRQQAHSRQGTASTLTRAEVRGGGRKPYKQKGTGRARQGSIRTPLRPGGGIIFGPKPRQYKLGMNRKERRLALRTALMSRFEDVIAVKDFGSKIKAPKTKEIQDFLSRLGLAANSKVLIILSEPSEIIRKSVRNLDKVKLIGADHLNVFDLLNATSLIIGEDALSKIQEVYGND; this is translated from the coding sequence ATGGCAAACTGTATTGTCTTTGATTGGCAGGGCAAAGAAACTGGCAAGGCAAATCTTGACTTGAACGTCGCTAAAGAAGTTGTCGCCGTTGACTTAATGCATAGAGCTGTATTACGTCAGCAAGCACATTCTCGCCAAGGAACAGCAAGTACTTTGACTAGGGCTGAGGTCAGAGGAGGAGGGCGTAAACCATACAAGCAAAAGGGCACAGGAAGAGCTAGGCAAGGTTCTATACGTACACCTCTTCGTCCAGGCGGTGGGATCATTTTTGGGCCTAAGCCAAGGCAATACAAGCTTGGTATGAATCGGAAGGAGAGACGTTTGGCATTGAGAACAGCATTAATGTCCAGATTTGAGGATGTAATTGCTGTAAAAGATTTTGGATCAAAAATCAAAGCACCTAAAACTAAAGAAATCCAAGACTTCCTTAGTCGTTTAGGTTTAGCGGCTAATTCCAAAGTTCTTATTATCCTTTCTGAACCATCAGAGATTATTAGAAAGTCTGTTCGGAACTTGGATAAAGTAAAGCTTATAGGTGCAGATCATCTCAATGTATTTGATTTGTTGAATGCTACTTCTCTGATTATTGGGGAAGATGCTTTGTCAAAAATCCAGGAGGTATATGGAAATGACTGA
- the rplC gene encoding 50S ribosomal protein L3, translated as MSIGILGKKLGMSQFFDDSGRSVPVTLVQAGPCRITQIKSAATDGYSAVQIAFGAVRDKLINKPFKGHLSKSGKELLRYMSEYRVDNLDEYELGAQITVENFKTGQKVDVSGTSMGRGFSGYQKRHGFSRGPMSHGSKNHREPGSTGAGTTPGRIYPGKRMAGRYGGKKITTRGLIIMKIDTDHNLLVIKGSLPGKPGSLVNIRPANRVGLISIEGGN; from the coding sequence ATGTCTATTGGCATTTTAGGTAAGAAGTTGGGCATGTCCCAGTTTTTTGACGATTCTGGAAGGTCTGTACCTGTCACATTGGTACAGGCTGGACCATGTCGTATTACACAAATTAAAAGCGCAGCAACTGATGGTTATTCTGCTGTTCAGATAGCTTTTGGTGCTGTGCGAGATAAGTTGATTAATAAACCTTTTAAAGGTCATCTTTCTAAGTCAGGTAAAGAACTTCTTAGATATATGAGTGAATATCGTGTGGATAATTTAGATGAATATGAATTGGGAGCTCAAATAACAGTTGAAAACTTTAAGACGGGTCAGAAGGTAGATGTTAGTGGGACCAGCATGGGCCGCGGTTTCTCTGGCTATCAAAAGAGGCATGGTTTTAGCCGAGGACCAATGAGTCATGGCTCTAAAAATCATCGTGAACCTGGATCTACAGGAGCAGGTACTACTCCAGGTAGAATTTATCCAGGTAAAAGAATGGCAGGACGCTATGGAGGTAAAAAGATTACTACTAGGGGATTAATCATTATGAAGATAGATACTGATCACAACCTATTAGTTATAAAGGGATCTTTACCTGGTAAACCTGGTTCATTAGTCAATATTCGACCTGCAAATCGGGTTGGTTTGATTTCAATAGAAGGAGGTAATTAA
- a CDS encoding NAD(P)H-quinone oxidoreductase subunit N, which translates to MPLLLSGKKFRNDLEAEGCLAINAPLEGGSETRLLRRLKASGYRTQIMSVRGFGDPEVFLLNLHGIRPPHLGHQNIGRNGAVGEVQQVIPQVNELLAENKNVVLWLLEGQVLSRSELLSLCNVCENEPRLKIVVEMGGSRALKWQSMRSFLQ; encoded by the coding sequence ATGCCTCTATTACTATCTGGTAAGAAATTTCGCAATGATCTTGAGGCTGAAGGTTGTCTTGCAATAAATGCACCATTAGAGGGTGGTTCCGAAACCAGACTATTAAGACGCCTTAAAGCTTCTGGATATAGGACTCAAATCATGTCTGTTAGAGGATTTGGCGACCCAGAAGTATTTCTATTAAACCTTCATGGGATTCGACCGCCTCATTTGGGTCATCAAAATATAGGCAGAAATGGAGCCGTAGGAGAAGTGCAACAAGTCATACCTCAAGTTAATGAATTACTTGCAGAAAACAAAAATGTGGTTTTGTGGTTACTCGAAGGGCAAGTCTTATCACGCTCCGAATTGCTCTCTCTATGTAATGTATGTGAAAACGAACCAAGGCTGAAAATAGTTGTCGAAATGGGTGGTTCCCGAGCACTTAAATGGCAATCCATGAGAAGCTTCCTCCAATAA
- a CDS encoding Light dependent period protein LdpA domain-containing protein produces the protein MAIHEKLPPIKCVKSLLDQVNCSNEIALHRGTWVKLICGASNEDLPSITDLCAIYAAAGVHCVDVSADIAVATAAREGLQWAASNLGKNPWLMISVSDGKDIHFRKAYFDPKKCPEKCSKPCLKVCPADAISENMGVLKNRCYGCGRCLPVCPLEIIKEENNFLKIEDFGIVIQQIKPDAIEIHTAPGRIQEFTNSVREIVDSKVELKRIAISCGLEGHGITKDELSKELWSRYQCLRHYKQKLIWQLDGRPMSGDLGLGTAKAAVLLLEKMQSIVPPGPLQLAGGTNEKTIHYLTKNHCVAGVAFGGMARKLIQPFLIEAKKQNKKLIDNPKEFHRALKLARFLIQPWLDKESQVSD, from the coding sequence ATGGCAATCCATGAGAAGCTTCCTCCAATAAAATGCGTTAAAAGTCTTTTGGATCAAGTGAATTGTTCCAATGAAATTGCCTTACACAGAGGTACTTGGGTAAAGCTAATTTGTGGTGCCAGTAATGAAGATCTACCTTCTATTACTGATTTATGTGCTATTTACGCAGCAGCAGGGGTCCACTGTGTAGATGTATCCGCTGATATAGCCGTTGCCACTGCTGCAAGAGAAGGACTTCAATGGGCTGCCTCTAATCTAGGGAAAAATCCTTGGTTAATGATTTCCGTAAGCGATGGAAAAGATATTCATTTTAGAAAAGCTTATTTTGATCCCAAAAAATGCCCAGAAAAATGTTCTAAGCCCTGTTTAAAAGTTTGCCCTGCTGATGCAATTAGTGAAAATATGGGTGTTCTTAAAAATCGATGTTATGGATGTGGTCGTTGCTTACCAGTATGTCCACTAGAAATAATCAAGGAAGAGAATAATTTCCTGAAAATTGAAGATTTTGGAATAGTTATTCAGCAAATCAAACCAGATGCAATTGAAATTCATACTGCTCCTGGTCGAATACAGGAATTTACAAATTCTGTAAGAGAAATAGTTGATTCTAAAGTTGAGTTAAAAAGAATTGCTATTAGTTGTGGACTGGAAGGTCATGGAATCACTAAAGATGAATTATCAAAAGAACTCTGGTCTCGCTATCAATGTTTACGTCATTACAAGCAAAAACTTATTTGGCAACTGGATGGTCGACCAATGAGTGGAGATTTAGGATTGGGGACTGCAAAAGCAGCAGTATTGCTATTAGAAAAAATGCAATCGATCGTTCCACCTGGTCCTCTTCAGCTTGCTGGCGGAACGAATGAAAAAACTATTCATTACTTAACAAAAAATCACTGCGTAGCAGGAGTTGCATTTGGTGGAATGGCTAGAAAATTAATACAACCTTTCTTAATAGAAGCAAAAAAGCAAAATAAAAAACTAATCGACAATCCAAAAGAATTCCATAGAGCCCTCAAACTGGCGAGATTCCTTATCCAACCATGGTTGGATAAGGAATCTCAGGTAAGTGATTAA
- a CDS encoding HAD family hydrolase produces MKTKPIIVFDFDGVIIDGIVEYWSSSRQACLDLIKKEPNTKDLPIEVPDAFKQLRPWVKDGWEMVLLAAELIRTGIDLNNPIKFAAAYEENCQKALQSWGWEQEQLQLALDNVRHRAISTNRAEWLKSHKPFSGVVERLNRFKYENTDWAVLTTKSAEFTSELLTSLNLYPTFLYGHESGKKADILLKISKNRLIKGFIEDRKATLQTVLNTPGLSTIPCYLASWGYLKPNDHKNIPLGIRLLKPEDLMSPLAEWP; encoded by the coding sequence GTGAAAACAAAGCCAATTATAGTTTTCGACTTTGATGGAGTCATCATTGACGGTATTGTTGAATACTGGAGCAGCTCTAGACAAGCTTGTTTAGATTTAATAAAAAAAGAGCCTAATACTAAAGACTTACCTATAGAAGTACCTGATGCTTTTAAACAACTACGGCCTTGGGTAAAAGATGGTTGGGAAATGGTTCTTTTAGCAGCAGAGTTGATAAGAACAGGGATTGATCTCAATAATCCAATAAAATTTGCAGCTGCATATGAGGAGAATTGTCAAAAAGCTCTCCAAAGCTGGGGATGGGAACAAGAGCAATTGCAACTCGCACTAGATAATGTCCGACATCGAGCTATTAGTACTAACAGAGCAGAGTGGTTAAAGAGTCACAAACCATTTTCAGGAGTAGTGGAAAGACTTAATCGATTCAAGTACGAGAACACAGATTGGGCAGTATTAACTACTAAAAGTGCTGAATTTACATCCGAGTTACTAACCAGTTTAAATCTTTATCCCACATTTTTATATGGTCACGAATCAGGCAAAAAAGCTGACATATTACTGAAAATTTCTAAAAATCGTTTAATTAAAGGATTTATAGAAGATCGCAAAGCTACTCTGCAGACAGTATTAAATACACCTGGATTAAGCACAATCCCCTGTTATCTTGCGAGCTGGGGTTATCTCAAGCCTAACGATCACAAAAATATTCCCTTAGGAATTCGTTTATTAAAACCAGAAGATTTAATGTCCCCATTAGCAGAATGGCCTTGA
- the recA gene encoding recombinase RecA, which yields MSVEIKPGQSLASSNNPNKTQSGEREKALSLVLGQIERNFGKGSIMRLGDASKMRVETISTGALTLDLALGGGYPKGRVVEVYGPESSGKTTLTLHAIAEVQKRGGVAAFVDAEHALDPVYAASLGVDIENLLVSQPDTGEMALEIVDQLIRSSAVDLVVVDSVAALTPRSEIEGEMGDHAVGSQARLMSQAMRKITGNIGKSGCTVIFLNQLRLKIGVTYGNPETTTGGNALKFYASVRLDIRRIQTLKRGTEEYGIRAKVKVAKNKIAPPFRIAEFDILFGKGISTLGCLLDMAEETNIVTRKGAWYSYEGDNIGQGRDNTIIWLEENAEAKDKIERLVRQKLTEGSEVSANSMRPLATAARATSTTPVMRKASNAA from the coding sequence ATGTCAGTCGAAATCAAGCCAGGTCAATCATTAGCTTCATCCAATAATCCAAATAAGACACAATCTGGAGAACGAGAGAAAGCACTCAGCCTTGTACTAGGACAAATAGAAAGGAATTTTGGTAAGGGCTCAATCATGCGACTGGGAGATGCCTCCAAAATGCGCGTGGAAACAATCTCAACGGGAGCACTAACCCTTGACCTTGCACTAGGCGGAGGTTACCCAAAGGGAAGAGTCGTAGAAGTATATGGGCCAGAAAGCTCAGGCAAAACAACACTCACATTGCACGCAATCGCAGAAGTACAGAAACGTGGCGGAGTGGCAGCCTTCGTAGACGCAGAGCATGCACTAGATCCTGTTTATGCTGCCTCTCTAGGTGTTGACATTGAGAATCTCCTTGTATCACAACCAGATACAGGAGAGATGGCTTTGGAAATTGTAGATCAACTAATTCGATCCTCAGCTGTCGATCTTGTTGTTGTTGACTCTGTTGCCGCACTGACTCCTCGATCAGAAATCGAAGGGGAAATGGGAGATCATGCAGTAGGCAGCCAAGCGAGATTAATGAGTCAAGCAATGCGAAAGATTACTGGTAATATTGGAAAATCAGGATGCACAGTAATCTTTCTAAATCAATTACGTCTTAAGATAGGTGTGACATACGGCAATCCCGAGACAACTACAGGTGGAAATGCTCTTAAGTTTTATGCCTCAGTTCGCCTCGACATACGTAGAATTCAAACCCTTAAACGGGGGACAGAGGAGTATGGAATACGTGCAAAAGTAAAAGTTGCAAAGAACAAGATTGCGCCTCCATTTCGAATTGCAGAATTTGATATTCTTTTTGGAAAGGGAATCAGCACATTAGGATGTCTGCTTGATATGGCAGAAGAAACAAATATTGTCACTCGCAAAGGCGCTTGGTATAGCTATGAAGGAGATAACATTGGTCAAGGCCGAGACAATACAATTATTTGGCTTGAAGAAAATGCAGAAGCAAAAGATAAAATAGAAAGATTAGTCCGCCAAAAGCTAACTGAAGGGTCTGAGGTTAGCGCTAATTCAATGCGACCTTTAGCAACAGCAGCCCGTGCAACAAGCACAACCCCTGTAATGAGAAAAGCGTCTAATGCTGCTTAA
- a CDS encoding DUF2839 domain-containing protein, with amino-acid sequence MGEARRRAQENLGPRKVKTIKKSKEEESSRIIEWLPITQRQREQFIDLTIKGGWVGIGILVLVWVVVRILGPAAGWWIPADLR; translated from the coding sequence ATGGGAGAAGCTCGTCGTCGAGCCCAAGAGAATCTTGGACCACGTAAAGTTAAGACAATAAAGAAGAGTAAAGAAGAGGAATCTTCTCGAATTATTGAATGGCTACCAATTACCCAGAGGCAAAGGGAACAGTTTATTGACCTCACTATTAAAGGAGGGTGGGTTGGAATAGGTATCTTGGTTTTGGTATGGGTAGTTGTTCGTATTCTAGGACCTGCTGCAGGGTGGTGGATTCCTGCCGACTTGCGTTGA
- a CDS encoding helicase yields MARSLRRRDKSIFQFEIANQYDYWLGVLIPLALKSCGAVLVVTPTQRRRLFEVEIPRLRTVGLNLPVWEGKEPPIDDKVWVLDYLDWISAYRHGFFRSKQLIILEAERFSSRLREAMSIKVNSSDWTSLSRAYPSASSSLINLHDRLSLKFFSEAIRPNALIRVDIKDILELRDLLGIFPQPPELWSAVLDATSQGWASWAELDHKLLDWTWHLQPLEPLQTLRQLFIDNSFIMLNGALHAEFESFKEILDVNVKLGGPIHQEPVKLFVPFRQPLPNAECFGEHLLDQCRRLVLGRQGLTVLLLDDNQLLRQLTSQLAAEFGKRVSLQSANPSSNGVICCNSEWWLAFADKLPPPEQLIIALLPISSLESPLTAARVESYKKQGLDWFRDLLLPDLLRLLPVLVLPIRQNNGRIAILDGRLRSRSWGNKVFYALEPWIPVNHLLPD; encoded by the coding sequence ATGGCACGTAGCTTGCGCCGAAGAGATAAATCAATATTTCAGTTTGAAATAGCTAATCAGTATGATTATTGGCTTGGTGTTCTGATTCCGCTTGCTTTAAAAAGCTGTGGTGCTGTTTTAGTAGTGACACCAACTCAAAGACGCAGATTATTTGAAGTTGAAATCCCAAGATTAAGAACAGTGGGCTTGAATCTTCCTGTTTGGGAAGGGAAAGAGCCCCCTATCGATGACAAAGTTTGGGTTCTTGATTATCTGGATTGGATTAGTGCATATCGCCATGGTTTTTTTCGTTCAAAACAATTGATAATTCTTGAAGCAGAACGCTTTAGTTCTCGTTTAAGAGAAGCGATGTCTATTAAAGTTAATTCTTCTGATTGGACCTCTTTAAGTAGGGCATATCCTTCCGCTTCATCTTCACTAATTAATTTACATGATCGCTTAAGTCTGAAATTCTTTTCAGAGGCTATTCGACCTAATGCACTTATAAGAGTTGATATTAAAGACATTCTTGAATTAAGAGATTTATTAGGAATATTTCCACAGCCTCCTGAATTATGGAGTGCTGTTTTGGATGCCACATCTCAAGGATGGGCTAGTTGGGCTGAACTTGACCATAAACTTCTTGATTGGACTTGGCACTTGCAACCCCTGGAACCATTGCAAACTCTTCGCCAACTTTTTATTGATAATTCATTTATTATGCTTAATGGAGCACTCCATGCAGAATTTGAATCTTTTAAAGAGATCCTTGATGTCAATGTCAAATTAGGAGGCCCCATTCATCAAGAACCAGTAAAATTATTTGTTCCTTTTAGACAACCTTTGCCTAATGCTGAATGTTTTGGGGAGCATCTATTGGATCAATGTAGGCGTCTGGTTTTGGGTAGGCAAGGATTAACAGTTCTTTTATTAGATGATAATCAATTGCTGAGGCAATTAACTTCTCAGCTGGCTGCCGAATTTGGTAAAAGAGTCAGTCTTCAATCTGCTAATCCTTCATCTAATGGTGTGATTTGTTGTAATTCAGAATGGTGGCTTGCCTTTGCTGATAAGCTTCCCCCACCAGAACAGTTGATCATTGCCTTATTGCCAATTAGTAGTTTGGAATCCCCTCTAACTGCTGCCAGAGTTGAATCATATAAGAAACAAGGTCTGGATTGGTTTAGAGATTTACTTTTACCCGACTTATTAAGGCTCTTGCCCGTCTTGGTTCTCCCTATTCGGCAAAACAACGGAAGAATTGCGATTTTGGATGGACGTTTGCGTTCCAGGTCTTGGGGAAATAAAGTTTTCTATGCCCTAGAACCATGGATCCCTGTAAATCATCTTTTACCAGATTGA
- a CDS encoding prephenate/arogenate dehydrogenase, whose translation MKLHRVGIVGLGLIGGSIGLDLQQMGYEVCGLVHRKTTEKRAKERGLAQVISTEVNVIENCSIIILALPLSQLVNPEQSLVDALPRNAVVTDVGSVKKPIIDIWEKLHPNFVASHPMTGTIETGVEAGKNKLFNGRTWITTPTNRTQLEALETIKQVATDLGSQWVTTDPETHDQAVALISHLPVFVSAALLQTAGKEEINKSITLAKRIASSGFKDTTRVGGGNPDLGMGMAMHNKSALLNAMKSYRSSFDKLEAIIRKDEWGKLKEELLETQESRPDFL comes from the coding sequence ATGAAATTACATCGTGTTGGCATTGTTGGGCTTGGTCTAATTGGTGGATCAATAGGCTTAGATCTTCAGCAAATGGGCTATGAGGTTTGTGGCTTAGTACACCGAAAGACAACTGAAAAAAGGGCAAAAGAAAGAGGACTTGCTCAAGTGATAAGTACAGAAGTAAATGTTATTGAAAATTGCTCAATTATCATTCTTGCATTGCCATTATCACAACTGGTGAATCCAGAGCAGAGTTTAGTTGATGCCCTGCCACGTAATGCTGTTGTTACCGATGTAGGGTCTGTAAAAAAACCAATAATAGATATATGGGAAAAATTACATCCTAATTTCGTTGCTAGTCATCCCATGACTGGAACAATTGAAACTGGAGTAGAAGCTGGCAAAAACAAATTGTTTAATGGACGTACATGGATAACTACACCAACGAACAGAACCCAATTGGAAGCATTAGAAACAATAAAGCAAGTAGCAACTGATCTAGGTAGTCAGTGGGTTACCACAGATCCTGAAACTCATGATCAAGCAGTGGCTTTAATCTCTCATTTGCCAGTATTTGTTAGTGCTGCATTACTTCAAACTGCTGGAAAAGAAGAAATTAATAAATCAATCACACTAGCAAAAAGAATTGCCTCAAGTGGCTTCAAAGATACAACGCGCGTGGGAGGTGGTAATCCCGATCTAGGAATGGGAATGGCAATGCACAATAAATCAGCTCTATTGAATGCAATGAAGTCTTACCGCTCATCATTTGACAAGCTAGAAGCGATTATTCGAAAAGATGAATGGGGCAAATTAAAAGAAGAATTGCTCGAAACTCAAGAAAGTAGACCTGATTTTCTTTAA